One Amblyomma americanum isolate KBUSLIRL-KWMA chromosome 8, ASM5285725v1, whole genome shotgun sequence DNA window includes the following coding sequences:
- the LOC144100886 gene encoding uncharacterized protein LOC144100886, with amino-acid sequence MLSRRSCRGRQTSGGDDDPSRYAGISPWRYGSVIFLGFFLKLSGILFVLVGFNSSAAGLRLLGFVLIPVGIVVFSGGVLWAAMESWRYRVAMMAIHALDPLGASGVFLNGTSVSSVSVNVPASARNGVHSAPPVDPDGPMAGLEPVQFSKYPVALPVYTGTAPTS; translated from the coding sequence ATGCTGTCCCGGAGGTCGTGCCGTGGTCGCCAGACGTCGGGAGGCGATGATGACCCGTCCCGGTACGCGGGAATCTCGCCCTGGCGCTACGGCAGCGTCATCTTCCTCGGCTTCTTCCTCAAGCTGTCCGGCATCCTGTTCGTCCTGGTGGGCTTCAACTCATCCGCGGCGGGCCTCCGCCTCCTAGGCTTCGTCCTCATTCCCGTCGGCATCGTCGTCTTCAGCGGCGGCGTGCTCTGGGCGGCCATGGAGAGCTGGCGTTACCGCGTCGCCATGATGGCTATCCACGCCCTGGACCCGCTGGGAGCCTCCGGTGTGTTCCTCAACGGCACCTCGGTGAGCTCGGTGTCGGTGAACGTCCCCGCTTCGGCGAGGAACGGAGTGCACTCGGCGCCACCCGTGGATCCCGACGGTCCTATGGCCGGCCTGGAACCGGTGCAGTTCAGCAAGTACCCCGTGGCGCTACCGGTGTACACTGGAACTGCTCCAACGTCCTGA
- the LOC144100888 gene encoding uncharacterized protein LOC144100888 — MAPSDKQELLRARVRYPSYLNMLLFAGTMSACLGVVLCSYHLVYAADPVIWISGLVAFGVGVFLALLALGLLAASLMRRQTLEASWVPQSVSPYEEDFGTDYYFDDADDAGRVYRPTTYAAPKLLVSNPLAAPVAASVYRLVYGADPK; from the coding sequence ATGGCGCCTTCCGACAAGCAGGAGCTGCTCAGGGCTCGGGTGCGATACCCGTCCTACCTGAACATGCTGCTGTTCGCCGGCACGATGTCCGCCTGCCTGGGCGTCGTGCTCTGCTCCTACCACCTGGTGTACGCCGCCGACCCCGTCATCTGGATCAGCGGCCTGGTCGCGTTCGGGGTGGGCGTCTTCCTGGCGCTGCTAGCGCTGGGCCTCCTGGCCGCGTCGCTCATGCGGCGCCAGACGCTCGAGGCCTCGTGGGTGCCGCAGAGCGTGTCGCCGTACGAGGAGGACTTCGGCACCGACTACTACttcgacgacgccgacgacgccggacgCGTCTACCGGCCCACGACGTACGCGGCGCCCAAGTTGCTGGTGTCCAACCCGCTGGCGGCGCCGGTGGCCGCGAGCGTCTACCGGCTCGTCTACGGAGCCGACCCCAAGTGA